The window GGAACACATCACCGCACCTATTTTTGCCCCTATCTTCTTAAGTTGCGGCTGCTCGTGCTCCGAGACCAGGTCACCCATTCTACGTGGCATCAGGAATTTAACTATCTTTTCTATGAATGTCAAGAAAAAAATTTAAGAAAATGTTCGCTCCTCTCCAGAATTCACGCAGGTTGTTCTCCAGGCTACTGCTTGAAGGGCGTGAAGGTGCGCGTAGGCCTTGGGCGCTGCGCAAGAGCCCGACTCGCAAAACCTTTCATGCTGATTGCGAGGATAGCAAAACGGAGCGGATCATTTTGTTGCGATCTTCACCGGCGCCTTGAAGGGTCAGCCTATAAACTATCAGCAAACCCCCGGCGGGCATCGCAAATGTCCGGCTTGCAGGAGCCTTTGTCCCTTGGAGCCCAGGGAAGAGCTGACTGCTCCGGAGGGCTCCTTGTCGCCGGACACAAAGTTTGGCGAGACCCTTCGCGGGATTGAATCACCGGACCGCCGGCGCTTGGCTGCTTCAGGAGACGCATCCGCCTCTGCGGGAGCAGCCCACTCGCCCTGAGGCAGCGGCGTTCCTGCAGCACTGGATCAGTATGGCCATGGAGTCGCAGCTCCGGCCGATGCAAGAGTTCGCCTCCCTAGTCAGAAGGCATCGCGATGGGGTGCCGGCTTACTTTGAGCTTCCGATAGACAATGGCCTTGTCGAGCCAATGAATGCCAGTGCCAAGGCGATCCACATGAGGGCGCGGGGGTATCGATCGCGAGCGGTCCTTTCTACCCTGTTACTCCACTGGCTCGGCCGCCGAAAGACGCCCACATTCGTCGACAAATTCGCGTGAGGGGCCTCTCATTTGAGGTCCTCAGAAAGGTCAGGCAAAAGGCCTTTCACTCTCCCCGGTGGCTCGAGCGCGTCGCGCACGCCCATGGGGACCTCTTGCCTGACCTCTCCAACTGCTGCCGGAATTTCGCTTGACGGCGCAAGGGATTTTTTGTAAATTTGCAACGCCTGTCGGGAGAGCGTGGCCAAGAGGCCGTAGGTGAGTTGAGTGTGTCGTTCTTTCAGAGAGAGACGTTGAGCCACATAAGAAGCAGAAAAGGAAGCGCCTTAGCCTTGATCCTCTTGGAATTGGACCCCACCTACCAGTGAAGTGCACCCCAAAAGGTGCACTTTTTTTGTGAATGGCCGGCGGCAGAGGTCGAGGAAGGTGCAAATGGCAGACATGGAGAAGGAGGAAGCCAGGTGCGCGAAGAACTTCGGCTTTTGGTCAACTTGCAGGAAATCGACTCCCGCCTCCAGCAACTGGAGGCACGCAAGGGAGACCTGCCGCAGGTGGTCCAGAAGCTGGAGGGAGAGCGCCTCCAATTGGCCGCCACACTGAACGCCCACACCACGCAGACGCAGCAGTGGCAGACGGAGAAGCGCCACGCCGAGGGGAAGCTGGCAATGCTCAGGGAGCAGCTCAAGAAGTACCAGACACAGCTCTATTCACGCGTGACGACCAATCGCGAGTACGACGCTATAACCGCCGAGATCGAGGCAACGGAGAAGCAGATCGACGACGTCGAGATGTCCATCTTGGAGTTGGACGACCAAATCGAGAAAGTGGCTGGGGAAATTGCCGAGTTGCAACAGCGGCTGCAGCAGC is drawn from candidate division KSB1 bacterium and contains these coding sequences:
- a CDS encoding C4-type zinc ribbon domain-containing protein, giving the protein MREELRLLVNLQEIDSRLQQLEARKGDLPQVVQKLEGERLQLAATLNAHTTQTQQWQTEKRHAEGKLAMLREQLKKYQTQLYSRVTTNREYDAITAEIEATEKQIDDVEMSILELDDQIEKVAGEIAELQQRLQQLDASLSERQAELAARMKETEEEVARLSAQRAELVAQLNQRVLARYDRIRAAKGGVAVVPVQNSACRGCFTTIPPQRSLEIRQMKDLILCESCGRILVWQGND